Proteins encoded together in one Amblyraja radiata isolate CabotCenter1 chromosome 11, sAmbRad1.1.pri, whole genome shotgun sequence window:
- the LOC116978605 gene encoding uncharacterized protein LOC116978605, whose amino-acid sequence MQDKERYACEIQDQRRTVLTVDVELYTSMSTYGKESTIYGPIFDGNSLSLNCDCLPSCNQSAWYLKQYNEAAQERKISSANTKERNPIISSSWNRVRLPHFNGMSFPLQITPVKFEDAGNYTCTMDTAKVTTVELITTKVTVFPSHPLAEGDDVILTCSVSRIRETTRLIWMENEGKNIALEQTFNSTREGNNNLSLFIPKIGHRNRGWTCLVFNRQMPRSFTTIQLEVTASVKRTYLSHIVIPMVLVLLLCLVGATIIYHSRIHKPVNEDQRNPESSQTNPNTERCSEEIHYAAVRFKKRPVNENQKEPGDSQTVLNSELYIEEEIHYAAVSFQRRPGNNQSEQSNQQPSDAGQWASGGEETSVIYGTVIQ is encoded by the exons ATGCAGGATAAGGAACGATATGCTTGTGAAATACAAGATCAAAGAAGAACAGTTCTCACTGTTGATGTTGAATTGTACACCAGTATGT CTACCTATGGTAAGGAGTCTACAATTTACGGGCCAATTTTTGATGGTAATTCGCTGTCTCTGAACTGTGATTGTCTGCCCAGCTGCAATCAATCCGCGTGGTATTTGAAACAATACAATGAAGCAGCACAGGAAAGGAAGATATCTTCTGCTAACACGAAAGAAAGGAATCCAATTATCTCATCGTCTTGGAATCGAGTCAGGCTGCCACATTTCAATGGGATGAGTTTCCCCCTGCAGATTACTCCTGTAAAGTTTGAAGATGCGGGAAATTACACGTGCACCATGGACACAGCCAAAGTGACGACAGTTGAACTGATAACCACCAAAG TGACAGTATTTCCCtctcaccctctggctgaaggagACGATGTAATCCTTACCTGCTCAGTTTCTCGGATTAGAGAAACAACAAGGCTCATTTGGATGGAAAATGAAGGGAAAAACATTGCTCTAGAACAGACATTTAACTCCACGAGAGAAGGAAACAACAATCTATCACTGTTCATTCCGAAGATTGGGCATCGCAACAGAGGGTGGACATGCCTTGTGTTTAACCGGCAAATGCCGAGAAGTTTTACCACAATCCAGCTTGAAGTTACTG CATCAGTTAAGAGGACTTATTTGAGCCACATAGTCATACCCATGGTCCTTGTGCTTCTTCTTTGCCTTGTTGGAGCAACAATTATCTACCACAGCAGGATCCATAAACCAG TCAATGAAGATCAAAGGAACCCAGAAAGCAGTCAGACAAACCCAAACACTGAACGGTGCAGTGAAGAAATTCATTATGCTGCTGTCAGATTCAAAAAGAGACCAG TCAATGAAAATCAAAAGGAACCAGGAGATAGTCAGACAGTCCTGAACTCAGAACTGTACATTGAAGAAGAAATTCATTATGCTGCGGTCAGTTTTCAAAGGAGACCAG GTAATAACCAAAGTGAACAGTCCAACCAGCAACCTTCAGATGCA GGTCAATGGGCTTCAGGTGGAGAGGAAACGTCAGTAATATATGGCACAGTAATTCAGTAG